Proteins encoded by one window of Anopheles maculipalpis chromosome 2RL, idAnoMacuDA_375_x, whole genome shotgun sequence:
- the LOC126558607 gene encoding U3 small nucleolar ribonucleoprotein protein IMP4 translates to MLRRQARLRREYLFRKAVENKHKTIQDKKERIKRSLEEHIPIHGDLKKDALALQEKLKWTDEGPKRAAQIGGESGGANTADSKDDEYRYAGCDDPKIMITTSRDPSSRLKQFVKELRLIFPNAQRMNRGNFEMKQLIHACRANNVTDFIVVHEHGGVPDNLIICHLPYGPTASFNISGIVMRHDITDIGTMSEQKPHLIFHNFKTKLAERTMSILRYLFPVPKEDSKRVMTFANHDDFISFRHHTYRTVDKQLELTECGPRFQLKLYQIKLGTLDELDAADTEWVYRPYMNTAVKRRFLSDDDGWQEDSQA, encoded by the coding sequence ATGCTTCGCCGACAAGCTCGTCTCCGAAGAGAGTACCTCTTCCGAAAGGCGgttgaaaacaaacacaaaactatCCAGGATAAAAAGGAACGCATCAAACGATCGCTCGAGGAGCACATACCGATTCATGGCGATCTGAAAAAGGATGCATTAGCGCTGCAGGAGAAACTCAAATGGACCGACGAAGGTCCAAAGCGTGCGGCCCAAATCGGAGGTGAAAGTGGTGGCGCAAATACGGCCGACTCGAAAGACGACGAGTACCGGTACGCTGGCTGTGATGATCCAAAAATCATGATCACCACATCACGCGATCCATCGTCCCGTTTGAAACAGTTCGTTAAAGAGCTGCGGCTGATCTTTCCCAACGCGCAACGTATGAACCGTGGTAACTTTGAGATGAAACAGCTCATACACGCTTGCCGGGCAAACAATGTGACCGATTTCATTGTGGTGCATGAGCACGGTGGCGTACCGGACAATCTCATCATCTGCCACTTGCCTTACGGTCCGACGGCAAGCTTCAACATATCTGGGATTGTGATGCGTCACGACATTACGGACATTGGCACGATGAGCGAACAGAAACCGCACCTGATTTTTCACAACTTCAAGACGAAGCTGGCCGAACGGACGATGTCCATCCTGCGGTATCTGTTCCCGGTGCCGAAGGAAGATTCGAAGCGTGTCATGACGTTTGCAAATCATGACGATTTCATCAGCTTCCGACATCACACGTACCGTACGGTGGATAAGCAGCTGGAACTGACCGAATGTGGGCCACGGTTTCAGCTGAAGCTTTATCAGATCAAGCTGGGCACGCTGGACGAGTTGGATGCGGCCGATACGGAATGGGTGTACCGACCGTACATGAACACGGCGGTAAAGAGACGCTTCCTgtcggatgatgatggttggcaGGAGGATAGTCAGGCGTAG
- the LOC126558568 gene encoding THO complex subunit 3, protein MVSSKTQLAELQEYFKGHNKSREASKAHTAKVHSVGWNCDGRRLASGSFDKTVAVFTLDRDRLNKESTYRGHTGSVDQLCWHASMPDLLSTASGDKTVRIWDVRVGKCATFINTKGENINITWSPDGHTIAVGNKEDLVTFIDTRTHKIRAEEQFSFEVNEIAWSNGSDLFFLTNGQGCVHILNYPNLELQQVLKAHPSTCICIEFDPTGKYFATGSADALVSLWDAEELACLRVFSRLDWPVRTISFSHDGKLLASASEDLIIDIGDTETGEKVADISVDAATFTVAWHPKQYILAYACDDKDANDRRRDAGSLKVWGFSE, encoded by the exons ATGGTCAGCAGTAAAACACAGCTTGCCGAGTTGCAGGAGTATTTCAAGGGACACAATAAAAGCCGCGAAGCGTCGAAAGCACACACGGCGAAAGTACATTCGGTCGGATGGAACTGTGATGGACGCCGCTTGGCTTCTGGATCGTTTGACAAAACTGTGGCTGTGTTTACACTCGATCGCGACCGATTG AATAAGGAAAGTACCTACCGTGGCCATACCGGTTCGGTCGATCAGCTGTGTTGGCATGCATCGATGCCGGATTTACTCAGCACAGCAAGCGGAGACAAGACCGTGCGCATTTGGGACGTTCGGGTAGGCAAGTGTGCAACGTTCATCAATACGAAGGGAGAAAACATTAACATTACCTGGTCACCTGATGGGCACACGATAGCGGTCGGCAACAAGGAAGATTTGGTAACGTTCATCGACACGCGCACGCACAAGATTCGTGCCGAGGAGCAGTTCAGCTTCGAGGTGAACGAAATCGCTTGGAGCAATGGAAGCGATCTGTTTTTCCTCACCAACGGGCAGGGCTGTGTGCACATACTGAACTACCCGAATCTGGAGCTGCAGCAAGTACTGAAGGCACATCCCAGCACCTGCATCTGTATCGAGTTTGATCCGACGGGGAAATATTTCGCTACCGGTTCTGCAGATGCGCTGGTGTCGCTGTGGGATGCGGAAGAGCTGGCCTGCTTGAGAGTGTTTTCCCGACTCGATTGGCCGGTGCGTACGATTTCCTTCAGTCACGATGGAAAGCTCTTGGCTTCGGCGAGTGAAGATTTGATCATCGACATAGGTGACACGGAAACGGGCGAAAAGGTGGCAGATATTTCGGTCGATGCAGCCACATTTACCGTTGCTTGGCACCCAAAACAATACATTTTGGCGTATGCCTGCGATGACAAGGATGCTAACGATAGGCGAAGAGATGCGGGCAGCTTAAAAGTGTGGGGATTCTCAGAATAG